One window of the Montipora foliosa isolate CH-2021 chromosome 4, ASM3666993v2, whole genome shotgun sequence genome contains the following:
- the LOC138000391 gene encoding uncharacterized protein isoform X1, whose protein sequence is MKLFVVISLCLLTFSHKIGSTGAVNVTKRVASSVPRVTGIRLCDPAVPHCDSYQGKVIYYQTMAPTSIRAHATFISSTQTDPTSSNQITFKPDSSTVNNEALLKIPLIPPGEFEKSAPVTIEMTVANDVELATGRDSDLMFGLSDGDNFLGIFLLDTTNYNSFTPCIEVEGKPGYVLGSRIFRDFSSPLLPTSQRAFYPGRFKLTFKVNEGIAYCYTAQAAGYLKEAQYLRSLDISKGLTLEVYRDEKDETYGIKLIKVAIILQEETFS, encoded by the exons atgaagttgtttgttgttattAGTCTTTGCTTACTGACTTTCAGCCACAA GATTGGCTCAACAGGTGCAGTTAACGTTACAAAGCGAGTCGCCAGTAGTGTACCTCGCGTAACTGGCATCAGACTTTGTGATCCAGCAGTTCCGCACTGCGACTCGTACCAG GGAAAAGTAATTTACTATCAGACCATGGCTCCTACTTCCATACGTGCGCATGCGACCTTCATCAGCAGCACTCAGACAGATCCAACTTCTAGTAACCAGATCACTTTTAAGCCAGACTCAAGCACAGTCAATAATGAAGCTCTTCTCAAAATTCCCTTGATTCCTCCTGGAGAGTTTGAAAAATCCGCTCCGGTAACAATTGAAATGACCGTTGCAAATGATGTGGAACTCGCTACAGGACGAGATAGTGATTTGATGTTTGGATTGTCAGACGGAGACAATTTTCTGGGTATATTCCTTCTCGATACCACCAATTACAATAGCTTTACCCCCTGCATAGAGGTGGAGGGCAAACCCGGATATGTTTTAGGGTCCCGAATATTTCGAGATTTTTCCTCACCACTATTACCCACAAGTCAAAGAGCCTTCTACCCTGGCCGATTTAAACTCACTTTTAAAGTAAACGAAGGCATAGCTTATTGCTACACTGCGCAAGCTGCAGGTTATCTGAAGGAGGCACAGTATCTGAGATCATTGGATATTAGCAAAGGACTCACACTGGAAGTCTACAGGGATGAAAAAGATGAGACTTATGGCATCAAGCTCATCAAAGTTGCCATAATACTTCAAGAGGAAACTTTctcctga
- the LOC138000391 gene encoding uncharacterized protein isoform X5 has protein sequence MWFITSTDRHFSGKVIYYQTMAPTSIRAHATFISSTQTDPTSSNQITFKPDSSTVNNEALLKIPLIPPGEFEKSAPVTIEMTVANDVELATGRDSDLMFGLSDGDNFLGIFLLDTTNYNSFTPCIEVEGKPGYVLGSRIFRDFSSPLLPTSQRAFYPGRFKLTFKVNEGIAYCYTAQAAGYLKEAQYLRSLDISKGLTLEVYRDEKDETYGIKLIKVAIILQEETFS, from the exons ATGTGGTTTATAACTTCGACGGACCGTCATTTTTCT GGAAAAGTAATTTACTATCAGACCATGGCTCCTACTTCCATACGTGCGCATGCGACCTTCATCAGCAGCACTCAGACAGATCCAACTTCTAGTAACCAGATCACTTTTAAGCCAGACTCAAGCACAGTCAATAATGAAGCTCTTCTCAAAATTCCCTTGATTCCTCCTGGAGAGTTTGAAAAATCCGCTCCGGTAACAATTGAAATGACCGTTGCAAATGATGTGGAACTCGCTACAGGACGAGATAGTGATTTGATGTTTGGATTGTCAGACGGAGACAATTTTCTGGGTATATTCCTTCTCGATACCACCAATTACAATAGCTTTACCCCCTGCATAGAGGTGGAGGGCAAACCCGGATATGTTTTAGGGTCCCGAATATTTCGAGATTTTTCCTCACCACTATTACCCACAAGTCAAAGAGCCTTCTACCCTGGCCGATTTAAACTCACTTTTAAAGTAAACGAAGGCATAGCTTATTGCTACACTGCGCAAGCTGCAGGTTATCTGAAGGAGGCACAGTATCTGAGATCATTGGATATTAGCAAAGGACTCACACTGGAAGTCTACAGGGATGAAAAAGATGAGACTTATGGCATCAAGCTCATCAAAGTTGCCATAATACTTCAAGAGGAAACTTTctcctga